A DNA window from Sulfitobacter sp. BSw21498 contains the following coding sequences:
- a CDS encoding MarC family protein, translating into MLEWPNLLRELITLFVVIDPIGSLPVFLFATANVPQRLHKSFALRAVLVAGLVLLGFLVGGQYLLENLGLRLGSFQVAGGIILFLFALSMIFGDPKPTQEIEAAERDHLAGAVFPLAMPSIASPGAMLAIVILTDNHTNQISDQLVTAGLLLVVLLFTLVLLLLAGRIGHLMGTTGASVISRVMGIILATVAVDATLGGLDALDILNIAPIEDAPLSAE; encoded by the coding sequence ATGCTGGAATGGCCCAATCTCTTGCGAGAGTTGATCACACTGTTTGTCGTGATCGACCCTATTGGCAGCCTTCCGGTCTTTCTTTTCGCAACAGCAAATGTCCCGCAACGCCTGCACAAAAGCTTTGCCCTGCGGGCCGTGCTGGTGGCCGGTCTGGTCTTGCTTGGGTTCCTCGTGGGCGGGCAATATCTGCTGGAGAACCTTGGACTGCGGCTGGGGTCGTTTCAAGTCGCGGGTGGGATTATCCTTTTCCTGTTCGCGCTGAGCATGATTTTCGGAGACCCGAAACCCACGCAGGAAATAGAAGCCGCAGAGCGGGATCATCTGGCGGGCGCCGTATTTCCGCTGGCCATGCCCTCTATCGCATCACCGGGTGCAATGCTGGCGATCGTCATTCTGACGGACAATCACACCAACCAGATATCCGACCAGCTGGTGACAGCCGGATTGCTGCTGGTGGTGTTGCTGTTCACCCTTGTATTGCTGTTGCTGGCCGGTCGTATTGGCCATCTGATGGGGACTACAGGTGCCAGCGTGATCAGCCGCGTCATGGGGATCATTCTGGCGACCGTCGCTGTCGATGCTACGCTTGGCGGGCTGGATGCGCTGGACATCCTGAACATCGCCCCCATCGAGGATGCCCCTCTTAGCGCAGAGTAA
- the pncB gene encoding nicotinate phosphoribosyltransferase, which produces MVDIASRVWNHKWKIDPIVRSLIDTDFYKLLMCQSVFRNKPETQVTFSLINRSKHIPLADLIDEGELREQLDHIRSLSLSRGESTWLRGNTFYGKRQMFRPDFMEWFEGLRLPPYHLERKGDQYELTFEGSWPEVMLWEIPALAVLMELRSRAVLDRMGRFELQVLYARGMTRVWEKIEALRGIPNLSIADFGTRRRHSFLWQDWCVQAMQEGLGNAFTGTSNCKIAMSREVEAIGTNAHELPMVYAALAKDDAALAQAPYDVLQDWHEEHEGNLRIILPDTYGTKGFLDNAPDWLAGWTGIRVDSGDPAVAAQTAIDWWKSRGEDPSEKRVIFSDGLDVAKIKELHSQFEGKVKASFGWGTLLTNDFRGLVPDDALAPFSLVCKAVEANGNPTVKLSDNPNKAMGPQSEIDRYKRVFGVGDQTAQKVIV; this is translated from the coding sequence ATGGTCGACATTGCAAGCCGCGTCTGGAACCACAAGTGGAAGATCGACCCGATCGTGCGGTCCCTGATCGATACGGATTTCTATAAGCTATTGATGTGTCAGTCGGTTTTCCGCAACAAGCCGGAAACGCAGGTCACCTTTAGCCTGATCAACCGGTCCAAACACATCCCGCTGGCCGATTTGATCGACGAAGGCGAGCTGCGCGAACAGCTGGATCACATCCGGTCCCTTTCGCTTAGCCGCGGTGAAAGCACATGGCTGCGGGGCAATACCTTTTACGGCAAACGCCAGATGTTCCGCCCCGATTTCATGGAATGGTTCGAAGGGTTGCGCCTGCCGCCCTACCACCTTGAACGCAAGGGCGACCAGTACGAGCTGACATTCGAAGGGTCGTGGCCCGAGGTGATGCTATGGGAAATTCCCGCCCTCGCGGTATTGATGGAACTGCGCAGCCGCGCCGTGCTGGATCGCATGGGCCGGTTCGAGCTGCAGGTGCTCTATGCGCGCGGCATGACCCGTGTCTGGGAAAAGATCGAAGCGCTGCGGGGAATACCCAACCTGTCGATCGCTGATTTCGGCACCCGTCGCCGCCATTCGTTCCTGTGGCAAGACTGGTGCGTGCAGGCCATGCAAGAAGGCTTGGGCAATGCCTTTACCGGCACATCGAACTGCAAAATCGCCATGAGCCGCGAGGTCGAAGCAATTGGCACGAACGCGCACGAGCTGCCGATGGTCTATGCCGCATTGGCGAAAGACGATGCCGCGCTGGCCCAAGCGCCCTATGATGTTCTGCAAGACTGGCACGAGGAACACGAAGGCAATCTGCGCATCATTCTACCCGACACCTATGGCACCAAAGGGTTCTTGGACAACGCCCCCGACTGGCTCGCGGGTTGGACAGGCATCCGTGTGGATAGCGGCGATCCGGCGGTCGCGGCGCAAACGGCGATTGATTGGTGGAAGTCCCGTGGCGAAGACCCCAGCGAAAAACGTGTGATTTTCAGTGATGGTCTGGATGTTGCCAAGATCAAGGAACTGCACAGCCAGTTTGAGGGCAAGGTCAAAGCCTCGTTTGGCTGGGGCACCTTGCTGACCAATGATTTTCGCGGGCTTGTGCCGGATGATGCGCTCGCCCCGTTCTCTTTGGTATGCAAAGCGGTCGAGGCGAACGGGAACCCTACTGTCAAATTGTCGGACAACCCGAACAAGGCCATGGGCCCGCAGTCAGAGATCGACCGCTACAAACGTGTCTTTGGCGTCGGTGATCAGACCGCGCAAAAAGTCATCGTCTGA
- a CDS encoding MFS transporter, protein MAATSARKKIWGWYFFDWASQPYNTLLLTFIFGPYFAQTATANLVEGGMALEAAKAQAQAYWGYGLTAAGILIAILAPTLGAVADSTGKRMPWIWLFSALYVVGSGGLWWTAPQDFSVVWALFFFGIGLIGMEFATIFTNSYLPELHPDPGERGRLSGSGWAFGYVGGVLALIVMIALFQAGSTGRTMAGLNPLFGLDPATKADTRIVGPLTAIWYAVFMIPFFLYVRDTPVKGAARYRVGKGLADLRVTLKNLPRHPSLLAYLGSSMFYRDALNGMYTFGGIYALGVLNWSIIDIGVFGILAAISGAVFSWVGGRVDRAIGPMPVIVTCCLILIATAVLIISLTPGSIMGVALAEGSAVPDIAFYIAGALIGAAGGALQASSRNMLTRQGNPDRMTEAFGLYALSGKATSFLAPALIAVASDLSGNQRIGIAPVVGLFIIGLVLLIWVKPNGDFAK, encoded by the coding sequence ATGGCAGCCACATCAGCGCGAAAGAAGATCTGGGGCTGGTACTTCTTTGACTGGGCCAGCCAGCCCTACAACACGCTCCTTTTGACGTTCATTTTCGGCCCCTATTTCGCCCAAACGGCGACGGCAAATCTGGTCGAGGGTGGTATGGCGCTCGAGGCCGCCAAGGCGCAGGCGCAAGCCTATTGGGGGTATGGCCTGACGGCTGCGGGCATCCTTATTGCGATCTTGGCACCGACGCTCGGGGCGGTTGCGGATTCAACGGGCAAGCGGATGCCGTGGATATGGCTATTTTCTGCACTGTATGTCGTGGGATCGGGCGGGCTTTGGTGGACGGCACCGCAGGATTTCTCGGTTGTTTGGGCGTTGTTCTTTTTCGGCATCGGCCTGATCGGGATGGAGTTCGCGACGATTTTTACCAACTCTTACCTGCCCGAACTGCACCCCGATCCCGGCGAACGCGGGCGGCTGTCGGGGTCGGGCTGGGCGTTTGGCTATGTCGGCGGTGTTCTGGCGCTGATCGTGATGATCGCGCTTTTTCAGGCAGGCAGCACGGGGCGCACGATGGCAGGGCTAAACCCGCTGTTCGGGCTTGATCCGGCGACCAAGGCTGACACCCGCATTGTCGGCCCGTTAACGGCGATCTGGTACGCCGTTTTCATGATCCCTTTCTTTTTGTATGTGCGCGATACGCCTGTAAAAGGTGCCGCGCGGTACCGGGTGGGCAAAGGGTTGGCGGATCTTCGGGTCACGCTCAAGAACCTGCCGCGCCATCCTTCGCTTCTGGCCTATCTGGGGTCATCGATGTTTTATCGCGATGCCCTTAACGGAATGTACACGTTCGGTGGGATATATGCGCTTGGTGTCTTGAACTGGAGCATTATTGATATCGGGGTCTTTGGGATACTCGCGGCGATTTCCGGCGCGGTGTTCTCTTGGGTCGGGGGGCGTGTGGATCGCGCGATTGGGCCGATGCCCGTTATCGTGACCTGCTGTCTGATCCTGATCGCCACGGCTGTGCTGATTATCTCGCTGACCCCTGGCTCAATTATGGGCGTCGCGCTGGCCGAAGGGTCTGCTGTGCCCGACATCGCCTTTTACATCGCCGGTGCGCTGATCGGTGCAGCGGGGGGGGCGTTGCAGGCCTCGTCGCGCAATATGTTGACCCGTCAGGGCAACCCTGATCGCATGACCGAGGCATTTGGCCTTTACGCATTGTCGGGCAAAGCTACATCGTTTTTGGCACCGGCTTTGATCGCTGTCGCCAGCGACCTGTCGGGCAACCAGCGGATCGGGATCGCCCCCGTTGTGGGGCTGTTCATCATCGGTCTGGTTCTGTTAATCTGGGTAAAACCCAACGGAGATTTCGCCAAATGA
- a CDS encoding BLUF domain-containing protein — MAMIRLLYFSTAVPSVSKADVAEIFTIAVCENEKHSVTGALAYNGRNFCQVLEGEEADVHRLIENIRNDARHSGFKILDEKQIETRHFADWSMLKVDSLDFSVVINAMQA, encoded by the coding sequence ATGGCGATGATCCGGCTTCTCTATTTCAGCACCGCAGTTCCATCCGTTTCCAAAGCCGATGTCGCAGAAATATTTACCATCGCAGTGTGTGAAAACGAAAAGCACAGCGTCACGGGGGCCTTGGCATATAACGGGCGCAACTTCTGTCAGGTGCTGGAAGGTGAAGAAGCTGACGTACACCGGTTGATCGAAAATATTCGCAATGACGCGCGGCACAGCGGCTTTAAAATCCTCGATGAAAAACAGATCGAGACCCGGCATTTCGCCGATTGGTCGATGCTTAAAGTCGACAGTCTTGATTTCTCTGTCGTCATCAACGCGATGCAAGCGTAA
- a CDS encoding esterase-like activity of phytase family protein, with the protein MLQILFALGFASAALAAGANGPVVHHTQLDWDNDAPWFGGLSGAEMRADGKQMTVISDRGRIIVADLTRDALGTLTGLEVIHSVALRDENGAVMDRPHTDAEGLAIAPDGSIFISYEGQHRIARTNLADGTTQQIIAPPQGASLRENAGFEALAVDAEGSLYALPEDTRSNQIPLYKYQNDAWSIAAYLEKDSPFVPVGADFDDEGRLYLLERTVTPLGFRTRLRRIELAGDQTSAVTLLQTLPARYDNLEALTVWRDGVGRTRVTMISDDNFLSVQQTQVIELTITQ; encoded by the coding sequence TTGCTACAGATTCTCTTTGCCCTTGGCTTTGCCTCCGCTGCTCTTGCAGCGGGCGCAAATGGCCCCGTTGTGCATCACACGCAGCTGGATTGGGATAACGACGCCCCTTGGTTCGGCGGCCTGTCGGGTGCCGAGATGCGCGCGGATGGCAAACAAATGACTGTCATCAGCGACCGCGGGCGTATCATAGTGGCCGACCTGACGCGGGATGCGCTTGGCACGTTGACGGGCTTAGAGGTGATACATTCGGTTGCCTTGCGTGATGAAAACGGTGCGGTGATGGACAGGCCCCATACCGATGCCGAAGGGCTGGCGATTGCGCCCGATGGCAGCATCTTTATCAGCTACGAGGGGCAGCACCGCATCGCGCGCACAAATCTAGCCGATGGCACGACCCAGCAAATCATCGCCCCGCCCCAAGGGGCATCGCTAAGGGAAAATGCTGGCTTCGAGGCACTGGCGGTGGATGCCGAAGGGTCGCTGTACGCGCTGCCGGAGGATACGCGCAGCAATCAAATACCGCTGTATAAGTATCAAAACGACGCGTGGAGCATTGCCGCCTACCTTGAAAAAGACAGCCCGTTCGTGCCTGTCGGTGCCGATTTCGACGATGAAGGTCGGCTGTATTTACTTGAGCGAACGGTAACCCCGCTGGGGTTTCGCACCCGATTGCGGCGGATCGAACTGGCGGGCGACCAGACCTCCGCCGTGACCTTGTTGCAAACCTTGCCTGCGCGGTATGACAACCTCGAGGCGCTGACCGTTTGGCGCGATGGTGTCGGGCGTACGCGTGTGACGATGATTTCAGACGATAATTTCCTATCTGTGCAGCAAACCCAGGTTATCGAACTGACGATCACACAATAG
- a CDS encoding nicotinate phosphoribosyltransferase, translating into MKLTTTTLIATLMATGVSTAAMAQTSVDGAVGGAADVSSGVSADVGASGSLSTGSTVNDATDAVAKNGKMAKENYGQLIQELRAGAESNTQTKSEIEAFDTNAKLDVVTVSELKSGNGNTTALDEALEAQAEAVDDMRASVDANADLSAQLKAEGFVSEDVVAVRGNGMGGLTLVIDDRG; encoded by the coding sequence ATGAAACTTACAACAACAACACTTATCGCGACCCTGATGGCCACTGGCGTTTCCACCGCGGCGATGGCTCAAACTTCCGTAGACGGTGCCGTAGGCGGCGCTGCTGATGTAAGCTCGGGTGTTAGTGCAGATGTTGGTGCATCCGGTTCACTATCCACTGGTTCCACCGTGAACGATGCAACCGATGCTGTAGCCAAGAACGGCAAAATGGCAAAAGAAAACTACGGCCAACTGATCCAGGAACTGCGCGCTGGTGCAGAGAGCAACACGCAAACGAAGTCCGAGATCGAGGCATTCGACACAAACGCCAAGCTTGACGTTGTGACGGTGTCCGAACTGAAGTCGGGCAACGGCAATACCACAGCGCTTGACGAAGCACTAGAAGCGCAAGCCGAAGCCGTCGATGACATGCGCGCCTCCGTGGACGCGAACGCGGACCTCAGCGCACAGCTTAAGGCCGAAGGCTTTGTTTCGGAAGATGTTGTCGCCGTGCGCGGTAACGGCATGGGTGGGCTGACACTGGTCATTGACGACCGCGGCTAA
- the arfB gene encoding alternative ribosome rescue aminoacyl-tRNA hydrolase ArfB, with product MLRINDDIAIQDWELSESFMRASGPGGQNVNKVSSAVELRFEAATSPSIPTPVKNRLRRLAGRRWTTEGALVLQCDETRSQVRNREIIRERLKDLITAALKPPKRRIATRPTLGSKKRRLKAKKTRGEVKSLRGRVDPPE from the coding sequence ATGCTGCGGATCAACGACGACATTGCCATTCAGGACTGGGAGCTATCAGAAAGCTTTATGCGGGCCTCGGGGCCAGGCGGCCAGAATGTGAACAAAGTATCCAGCGCGGTAGAGCTTCGGTTCGAGGCCGCGACCTCCCCGTCCATACCGACGCCTGTGAAAAACCGTTTACGGCGATTGGCAGGCAGGCGTTGGACGACCGAAGGCGCGTTGGTGCTGCAATGCGACGAAACCCGTAGTCAGGTGCGCAACCGCGAGATTATTCGCGAACGGCTGAAGGACCTGATTACCGCTGCGCTGAAACCGCCAAAGAGGCGTATTGCGACACGGCCCACGCTGGGATCGAAAAAGCGCCGGTTAAAGGCAAAAAAGACCCGAGGCGAGGTTAAATCGCTGCGCGGACGGGTTGATCCGCCAGAATAA
- the pncA gene encoding bifunctional nicotinamidase/pyrazinamidase, giving the protein MTHAVIVIDVQNDFCPGGALAVSDGDAIIDGINALMQQADAVVLTQDWHPAGHSSFASSHVGQAPFDVTQMPYGPQVLWPDHCIQGSAGAAFHPKLDQTRADMIIRKGYNPAIDSYSAFFENDQKTPTGLEGYLRTRGITQLTMVGLALDFCVQFSAVDAAKLGFDVEVRLDLCRAIDLDGSLAAAQDAMMAAGVTLR; this is encoded by the coding sequence ATGACCCACGCCGTGATCGTGATTGATGTGCAAAATGATTTCTGCCCTGGCGGGGCGCTTGCTGTGTCGGATGGCGACGCGATCATAGACGGTATCAACGCGCTGATGCAGCAGGCGGATGCCGTGGTTTTGACGCAGGACTGGCATCCGGCGGGGCATTCCTCATTCGCGTCGTCGCACGTGGGGCAGGCCCCGTTTGACGTGACGCAGATGCCCTACGGCCCGCAGGTGCTTTGGCCTGACCACTGTATTCAGGGCAGCGCTGGTGCTGCGTTTCACCCCAAGCTGGATCAAACCCGTGCGGATATGATCATTCGCAAAGGGTACAACCCCGCTATCGACAGCTATTCCGCCTTCTTCGAGAATGACCAAAAGACCCCCACCGGATTAGAGGGATACCTGCGCACACGCGGCATTACCCAGTTGACGATGGTGGGTTTGGCGCTTGATTTCTGCGTGCAGTTTTCGGCTGTGGACGCGGCCAAACTAGGCTTTGACGTCGAGGTCCGGCTGGATTTGTGCCGTGCCATTGATCTGGACGGATCGCTGGCTGCCGCGCAGGATGCGATGATGGCGGCGGGGGTTACTCTGCGCTAA
- a CDS encoding queuosine precursor transporter gives MTRTYLPGILAMAAIVVASNILVQFLFGQWLTWGAFTYPLAFLVTDVMNRVYGKDAARRVVLVGFVVGLACSLIGTQIMGEFGPLVTLRIAIGSGVAFLVAQLVDVAIFSALRDGKWWRAPLASTLVSSSLDTLLFFSISFSGVLSFLHPATDVSWASEMLPLLGSGPLAPLWVSLAVADWSVKLGIALIALIPFRIITAQLLPRS, from the coding sequence ATGACACGCACCTATCTTCCCGGCATTCTTGCTATGGCCGCCATTGTTGTGGCCTCCAACATCCTTGTTCAATTCCTGTTTGGCCAATGGCTGACATGGGGCGCGTTCACCTATCCGCTGGCGTTTCTGGTCACCGATGTGATGAACCGCGTTTACGGGAAAGACGCCGCGCGGCGGGTGGTGCTGGTTGGCTTTGTCGTTGGTTTGGCTTGCTCTTTGATCGGGACGCAGATCATGGGCGAATTCGGGCCACTGGTGACCCTACGCATCGCGATCGGGTCCGGGGTGGCGTTTCTTGTGGCGCAATTGGTCGATGTGGCGATCTTCTCTGCGCTGCGTGATGGCAAATGGTGGCGCGCACCTTTGGCCAGCACTTTGGTCAGCAGCTCGCTTGATACGTTGCTGTTTTTCTCGATCTCGTTTTCCGGCGTCCTGTCATTTCTACACCCCGCGACCGACGTCTCTTGGGCCTCGGAAATGCTGCCTTTGCTAGGCAGTGGCCCGTTGGCGCCTCTGTGGGTGTCGCTGGCAGTTGCGGATTGGTCTGTGAAGCTGGGCATCGCGCTGATCGCCCTGATCCCGTTCCGCATTATCACTGCACAATTGCTGCCCCGCAGCTAA
- the mepA gene encoding penicillin-insensitive murein endopeptidase, giving the protein MILSRFLTCTVLALALAACGGSSSKPNAEASKILPTIGSSGGARSNIQAKKLFGAKSDGSRQSSAAYGSYAKGCVAGGQQLADTGPTWQAMRLSRNRNWGHPEMIDYIKQLSAKAAQQPGWKGIYVGDISQPRGGPMLTGHASHQMGLDADIWMLPPKSLSLSRSQRENISSISMRRASGAYVNSSWTPQHHQVLKAAASDPRVARIFVFPGAKVQMCADEKGDRSWLRKIRPWYGHHYHFHVRLSCPKGATGCVNQDPPPAGDGCADARQWQANILNPPPPNPNAPKRKPKRELLLADLPAQCQSVLDSN; this is encoded by the coding sequence ATGATCCTGTCCCGATTCCTCACTTGTACCGTGCTGGCCCTTGCCCTGGCGGCTTGCGGCGGGTCTTCGTCCAAGCCGAATGCAGAGGCATCCAAAATCCTGCCAACCATCGGATCGTCGGGTGGTGCGCGCAGCAACATTCAAGCAAAGAAGCTTTTCGGCGCGAAATCCGATGGCTCTCGGCAGTCTTCCGCCGCCTATGGCAGCTATGCCAAGGGCTGCGTCGCAGGGGGGCAGCAGCTGGCCGACACGGGGCCAACCTGGCAAGCGATGCGCCTGTCGCGCAACCGCAACTGGGGCCACCCAGAGATGATCGATTACATCAAACAGCTTAGCGCAAAGGCAGCGCAGCAACCCGGTTGGAAAGGAATCTATGTCGGTGATATCAGCCAGCCGCGTGGCGGGCCGATGCTGACCGGGCACGCCAGTCACCAGATGGGTTTGGACGCGGATATATGGATGCTCCCGCCTAAATCTCTGTCGCTTAGCCGGTCGCAGCGTGAAAACATTTCGTCCATCTCGATGCGCCGCGCTAGCGGTGCCTATGTGAACAGCAGCTGGACGCCGCAGCACCATCAGGTGCTCAAGGCCGCTGCATCCGACCCGCGTGTTGCGCGTATTTTCGTGTTCCCCGGTGCCAAGGTGCAGATGTGCGCCGATGAAAAGGGGGACCGGAGCTGGCTGCGCAAAATTCGCCCTTGGTACGGGCACCACTATCATTTCCACGTCCGGCTGAGCTGCCCGAAAGGCGCAACCGGTTGCGTTAACCAGGATCCGCCCCCCGCAGGCGACGGCTGCGCGGATGCACGTCAATGGCAGGCGAATATCCTGAACCCGCCCCCACCGAACCCTAATGCCCCCAAGCGCAAGCCAAAACGTGAACTGTTGCTCGCTGATCTGCCTGCGCAGTGCCAATCTGTGCTGGATTCGAACTAA